From one Orcinus orca chromosome 10, mOrcOrc1.1, whole genome shotgun sequence genomic stretch:
- the SLC35B2 gene encoding adenosine 3'-phospho 5'-phosphosulfate transporter 1 isoform X1, translated as MDARWWAVVLLAALPSLGAGGENPEGPLESWTQLWFFRFLVNAAGYASFMVPGYLLVQYFRRKNYLETGRGLCFPLVKTCVFGNEPKAPDEVPLAPRAEPAETSPTWQALKLLFCAAGLQVSYLTWGVLQERVMTRSYGATATLPGERFSDSQFLVLMNRVLALMVSGLYCILCKQPRHGAPMYRYSFASLSNVLSSWCQYEALKFVSFPTQVLAKASKVIPVMLMGKLVSRRSYEHWEYLTAGLVSIGVSMFLLSSGPEPHSSPATTLSGLILLAGYIAFDSFTSNWQDALFAYKMSSVQMMFGVNFFSCLFTVGSLLEQGALLEGVRFMGRHSEFAAHTLLLSICSACGQLFIFYTIGQFGAAVFTIIMTLRQAFAILLSCLLYGHTVTVVGGLGVAVVFAALLLRVYARGRLKQRGKKVVPVESSVQKV; from the exons ATGGACGCCAG GTGGTGGGCAGTGGTGCTGCTGGCTGCGCTCCCCTCCCTCggggcaggtggagagaaccccgAAGGCCCTCTGGAGTCATGGACCCAGCTATGGTTCTTCCGCTTTTTGGTGAACGCGGCTGGCTATGCGAGCTTTATGGTACCTGGCTACCTGCTGGTGCAGTACTTCAGGCGGAAGAACTACCTGGAGACAG GCAGGGGTCTCtgcttccccctggtgaaaactTGTGTGTTTGGCAACGAGCCCAAGGCCCCGGATGAGGTTCCTCTGGCTCCCCGGGCAGAACCAGCAGAGACCAGTCCCACTTGGCAGGCCCTGAAGCTGCTCTTTTGTGCTGCGGGGCTCCAG GTGTCTTATCTGACGTGGGGAGTGCTGCAGGAAAGAGTGATGACCCGCAGCTACGGGGCCACGGCCACATTGCCAGGTGAGCGCTTCTCGGACTCACAGTTCCTGGTGCTAATGAACCGCGTGCTGGCACTGATGGTGTCTGGCCTCTACTGCATCTTATGCAAGCAGCCCCGGCATGGGGCACCCATGTACCGGTACTCCTTTGCCAGCCTGTCGAATGTGCTCAGCAGCTGGTGCCAGTATGAAGCTCTCAAGTTCGTCAGCTTCCCCACCCAGGTGCTGGCCAAGGCCTCCAAGGTGatccctgttatgctgatgggaaaaTTGGTGTCTCGGCGCAGCTATGAGCACTGGGAATATCTGACCGCCGGCCTCGTCTCCATCGGGGTCAGCATGTTTCTCCTGTCCAGCGGACCGGAGCCCCACAGCTCCCCGGCCACCACGCTCTCAGGCCTCATCCTGTTGGCAGGTTACATTGCCTTTGACAGCTTCACCTCCAACTGGCAGGATGCCCTGTTTGCCTATAAGATGTCATCGGTGCAGATGATGTTTGGGGTCAACTTCTTCTCCTGCCTCTTCACAGTGGGCTCCCTGCTAGAGCAGGGGGCTCTCCTGGAGGGCGTCCGCTTCATGGGGCGACACAGCGAGTTTGCCGCCCACACCCTGCTGCTGTCCATCTGCTCTGCATGTGGCCAGCTCTTCATCTTCTACACCATTGGGCAGTTTGGGGCTGCCGTCTTCACCATCATCATGACCCTCCGCCAGGCTTTTGCCAtcctcctctcctgccttctctACGGCCACACTGTCACTGTGGTGGGGGGCCTGGGGGTGGCTGTGGTCTTTGCTGCCCTCCTGCTCCGAGTCTACGCCCGGGGCCGTCTAAAGCAGCGGGGAAAGAAGGTCGTGCCAGTCGAGTCATCTGTGCAGAAGGTTTGA
- the NFKBIE gene encoding NF-kappa-B inhibitor epsilon, whose amino-acid sequence MSEARKGPDETDESQYDSGIESLRSLRSLRSLPEPTPAPASGPSDGGGPQPWTHPPGTAKEPEEKEDTDGERADSTYGSSSLTEPLSLLGDPKTEDPAPDSRLPAAGALSPQQLEALTYISEDGDTLIHLAVIHEAPAVLLYCLALLPQEVLDIQNNLYQTALHLAVHLDQPGAVRALVLKGASRVLQDRHGDTALHVACQRQHLACARCLLEGQPELGRGPPHSLDLQLQNWQGLACLHIATLQRNWPLMELLLQNGADINAQEGTSGKTALHLAVETHERGLVQFLLQAGARVDARMLNGCTPLHLAAGRGLRSISSTLCEAGADSLLRNVEDETPQDLAEDPFALLPFDDLKISGKPLLCAD is encoded by the exons ATGTCTGAGGCGCGGAAGGGGCCGGACGAGACTGATGAGAGCCAGTATGACTCGGGCATCGAGTCTCTGCGCTCTCTGCGCTCTCTCCGCTCTCTGCCCGAGCCCACCCCGGCCCCAGCCTCTGGGCCCTCAGACGGAGGGGGCCCCCAGCCCTGGACTCATCCTCCGGGAACCGCCAAGGAGccagaggagaaggaagataCAGATGGGGAGCGGGCTGACTCTACCTATGGCTCCTCATCGCTCACTGAGCCCCTGTCCTTGTTGGGGGACCCCAAGACCGAGGACCCAGCCCCAGACTCGCGGCTTCCCGCCGCGGGGGCGCTGAGCCCTCAGCAGCTGGAAGCACTCACTTACATCTCCGAGGACGGAGACAC GCTGATCCACCTGGCGGTGATTCATGAGGCCCCGGCTGTGCTGCTCTATTGCCTGGCTTTGCTGCCTCAGGAGGTCCTGGACATTCAGAACAACCTTTACCAG ACAGCACTCCATCTGGCCGTACATCTGGACCAGCCAGGTGCAGTTCGGGCCCTGGTGCTGAAGGGGGCCAGCCGGGTGCTACAGGACCGACACGGCGACACGGCCCTGCATGTGGCCTGCCAGCGCCAGCACCTGGCCTGTGCCCGCTGCCTGCTGGAAGGGCAGCCAGAGCTAGGCAGAGGACCGCCTCACTCCCTGGACCTCCAGCTGCAAAACTGGCAAG GTCTGGCCTGTCTCCACATCGCCACCCTGCAGAGGAACTGGCCACTTATGGAACTGCTGCTGCAGAACGGAGCTGACATCAACGCACAG GAGGGCACGAGCGGGAAGACAGCGCTGCATCTGGCCGTGGAGACCCACGAGCGGGGTCTGGTGCAGTTCCTTCTCCAGGCTGGGGCCCGGGTGGACGCCCGCATGCTCAACGGGTGCACACCCCTGCACCTCGCCGCGGGCCGGGGCCTCAGAAGCATCTCATCTACCCTGTGCGAGGCAGGTGCCGACTCCCTGCTGAGAAACGTGGAGGACGAGACTCCCCAGGACCTGGCTGAGGAT CCCTTTGCCCTTTTGCCCTTTGATGACCTGAAGATCTCCGGGAAGCCACTGCTGTGTGCTGACTGA
- the SLC35B2 gene encoding adenosine 3'-phospho 5'-phosphosulfate transporter 1 isoform X2, whose protein sequence is MTRSYGATATLPGERFSDSQFLVLMNRVLALMVSGLYCILCKQPRHGAPMYRYSFASLSNVLSSWCQYEALKFVSFPTQVLAKASKVIPVMLMGKLVSRRSYEHWEYLTAGLVSIGVSMFLLSSGPEPHSSPATTLSGLILLAGYIAFDSFTSNWQDALFAYKMSSVQMMFGVNFFSCLFTVGSLLEQGALLEGVRFMGRHSEFAAHTLLLSICSACGQLFIFYTIGQFGAAVFTIIMTLRQAFAILLSCLLYGHTVTVVGGLGVAVVFAALLLRVYARGRLKQRGKKVVPVESSVQKV, encoded by the coding sequence ATGACCCGCAGCTACGGGGCCACGGCCACATTGCCAGGTGAGCGCTTCTCGGACTCACAGTTCCTGGTGCTAATGAACCGCGTGCTGGCACTGATGGTGTCTGGCCTCTACTGCATCTTATGCAAGCAGCCCCGGCATGGGGCACCCATGTACCGGTACTCCTTTGCCAGCCTGTCGAATGTGCTCAGCAGCTGGTGCCAGTATGAAGCTCTCAAGTTCGTCAGCTTCCCCACCCAGGTGCTGGCCAAGGCCTCCAAGGTGatccctgttatgctgatgggaaaaTTGGTGTCTCGGCGCAGCTATGAGCACTGGGAATATCTGACCGCCGGCCTCGTCTCCATCGGGGTCAGCATGTTTCTCCTGTCCAGCGGACCGGAGCCCCACAGCTCCCCGGCCACCACGCTCTCAGGCCTCATCCTGTTGGCAGGTTACATTGCCTTTGACAGCTTCACCTCCAACTGGCAGGATGCCCTGTTTGCCTATAAGATGTCATCGGTGCAGATGATGTTTGGGGTCAACTTCTTCTCCTGCCTCTTCACAGTGGGCTCCCTGCTAGAGCAGGGGGCTCTCCTGGAGGGCGTCCGCTTCATGGGGCGACACAGCGAGTTTGCCGCCCACACCCTGCTGCTGTCCATCTGCTCTGCATGTGGCCAGCTCTTCATCTTCTACACCATTGGGCAGTTTGGGGCTGCCGTCTTCACCATCATCATGACCCTCCGCCAGGCTTTTGCCAtcctcctctcctgccttctctACGGCCACACTGTCACTGTGGTGGGGGGCCTGGGGGTGGCTGTGGTCTTTGCTGCCCTCCTGCTCCGAGTCTACGCCCGGGGCCGTCTAAAGCAGCGGGGAAAGAAGGTCGTGCCAGTCGAGTCATCTGTGCAGAAGGTTTGA
- the TCTE1 gene encoding dynein regulatory complex subunit 5 has product MEETQITPPPSVPSWSSTSTQDQSFTAGQASSTGPQPSKSSVIPPPVKSKGPSSGAGVRRMRRIIAEDAEWSVAIVPLLTELCIQHIVKNFQNNPILKQLLPEHQKKVLNQLSPDLPLAVTANLIEDENYWRRCCTQRWPVCHVDEHGGSWKRMFFELHLENLLKHFIPGTTDPEVILSLLPLCRNYVHTIRVDQFLPPVQLPPPLRGGDQSDSSSEGEMEEEPAMGHYQLGDLVAGLSHLEELDLVYGVKDCGMNFEWNLFLFTYRDCHSLAATVKACHTLKIFRLTRSKVDDDKARILICSLLDHAALEELDLSHNLIGDRGARAAAKLLGHSRLRVLNLANNQVRAPGAQSLAHALAHNSNLVSLSLRLNCIEDEGGQALAHALQTNKCLTTLHLGGNELSEPTATLLSQVLSVNTTLTSINLSCNHIGLDGGKQLLEGMSDNKTLLEFDLRLSGIAQESEYLIGQALCANREAARQRALSSSHGQGP; this is encoded by the exons ATGGAGGAAACCCAGATAACACCCCCACCGTCGGTCCCCAGCTGGTCCTCAACCTCCACCCAGGACCAGTCCTTCACTGCCGGCCAAGCTTCAAGCACAGGCCCACAGCCCTCAAAGTCCTCTGTCATCCCACCCCCAGTGAAGTCCAAGGGCCCGAGTTCCGGGGCTGGGGTACGTCGGATGCGCAGGATCATCGCTGAGGATGCTGAGTGGTCAGTGGCCATTGTGCCCCTCCTCACAGAACTCTGCATTCAACACATTGTCAAGAACTTCCAGA ACAACCCtatcctgaagcagctgctcccaGAGCATCAGAAGAAGGTCCTGAACCAACTGTCCCCCGACCTGCCGCTGGCTGTGACCGCCAACCTGATAGAGGATGAGAACTACTGGCGCCGCTGCTGCACGCAACGCTGGCCCGTGTGCCACGTGGACGAGCACGGCGGCAGCTGGAAGCGCATGTTCTTCGAGCTGCACCTGGAGAACCTGCTGAAGCACTTCATCCCCGGCACCACGGACCCTGAGGTGATCCTCAGCCTGCTGCCGCTCTGCAGGAACTACGTGCACACGATCCGGGTGGATCAGTTCCTTCCGCCCGTGCAGCTCCCGCCCCCACTTCGGGGCGGGGATCAGTCCGACTCCAGCAGTGAAGGAGAGATGGAGGAGGAGCCGGCCATGGGCCACTACCAACTGGGCGACCTGGTGGCTGGCCTGAGCCACCTGGAGGAGCTGGACCTGGTGTACGGTGTCAAGGACTGTGGCATGAACTTCGAGTGGAACCTCTTCCTCTTCACCTACCGCGACTGCCACTCCCTGGCAGCCACAGTCAAGGCATGCCACACGCTCAAG ATCTTCAGGCTGACCCGAAGCAAGGTGGACGACGACAAGGCCCGCATCCTCATCTGCAGCCTCCTGGACCACGCGGCCCTAGAGGAGCTGGACCTGTCACACAACCTCATCGGAGACCGGGGCGCGCGCGCCGCCGCCAAGCTGCTGGGCCACAGCCGCCTGCGCGTGCTCAACCTCGCCAACAACCAGGTGCGCGCGCCCGGCGCCCAGTCGTTGGCTCACGCCCTGGCGCACAACAGCAACCTCGTCTCCCTCAGCCTGCGCCTCAACTGCATCGAGGATGAGGGCGGCCAGGCGCTCGCCCACGCCCTGCAGACCAACAAGTGCCTCACCACACTGCACCTCGGGGGCAACGAGCTGTCCGAGCCCACTGCCACGCTCCTCTCCCAGGTGCTGTCCGTCAACACCACGCTCACTAGCATCAACCTGTCCTGCAACCACATCGGGCTG GATGGCGGGAAGCAGCTTCTAGAAGGCATGTCAGACAACAAGACCCTCCTGGAGTTTGATTTGCGCCTGTCAGGTATCGCCCAGGAGAGCGAGTATCTCATCGGCCAGGCCCTCTGTGCCAACCGTGAAGCAGCCCGCCAGCGGGCCCTGAGTTCCAGCCACGGCCAAGGGCCCTGA
- the TMEM151B gene encoding transmembrane protein 151B, translated as MSPPGSAAGESGGGGGGGGGGPGVPEEPTAAAADEGPAREEQRPIQPSFTKSLCRESHWKCLLLSLLMYGCLGAVAWCHVTTVTRLTFSSAYQGNSLMYHDSPCSNGYVYIPLAFLLMLYAVYLVECWHCQARHELQHRVDVSSVRERVGRMQQATPCIWWKAISYHYVRRTRQVTRYRNGDAYTTTQVYHERVNTHVAEAEFDYERCGVRDVSKALVGLEGAPATRLRFTKCFSFASVEAENAYLCQRARFFAENEGLDDYMEAREGMHLKNVDFREFMVAFPDPARPPWYACSSAFWAAALLTLSWPLRVLAEYRTAYAHYHVEKLFGLEGPSSASGSAGGGLSPSDELLPPLTHRLPRVNTVDSTELEWHIRSNQQLVPSYSEAVLMDLAGLGARCAGGAAGGYAPTCRYGGVGGPGAAGLAPYRRSCEHCQRAVSSSSIFSRSALSICASPRAGPGPGGGAGCGGSRFSLGRLYGSRRSCLWRSRSGSVNEASCPTEQTRLSSQASMGDDEDDEDEEEGGPPPPYHDALYFPVLIVHRQEGCLGHGHRPLHRHGSCVETSL; from the exons ATGTCCCCCCCTGGCTCGGCCGCGGGCgagagcggcggcggcggcggcggcggcggcggtggcccCGGGGTCCCGGAGGAGCccacggcggcggcggcggacgAGGGCCCCGCCCGAGAGGAG CAGCGTCCCATCCAGCCCTCTTTCACCAAGTCCCTCTGCCGTGAGTCCCACTGGAAGTGCCTGCTCCTCTCGCTGCTCATGTACGGCTGCCTGGGGGCCGTGGCCTGGTGCCACGTCACCACGGTGACCCGCCTCACCTTCAGCAGCGCCTACCAGGGCAACAGCCTCATGTACCACGACAGCCCCTGCTCCAACGGCTATGTCTACATCCCCCTGGCTTTCCTGCTCATGCTGTACGCTGTCTACCTGGTGGAGTGCTGGCATTGCCAAGCCCGCCATGAGCTGCAGCACCGCGTGGATGTGAGCAGCGTGCGGGAGCGTGTGGGCCGCATGCAGCAGGCCACGCCATGTATCTGGTGGAAGGCCATCAGCTACCACTATGTCCGCCGCACCCGCCAGGTCACCCGATACCGCAATGGAGATGCCTACACCACCACCCAG GTCTACCATGAGCGCGTCAACACGCACGTGGCCGAGGCCGAGTTCGACTACGAGCGCTGTGGCGTCCGCGACGTGTCCAAGGCGCTGGTGGGGCTGGAGGGCGCGCCTGCCACGCGCCTGCGCTTCACCAAGTGCTTCAGTTTCGCCAGCGTGGAGGCCGAGAACGCGTACCTGTGCCAGCGCGCGCGCTTCTTCGCCGAGAACGAGGGCTTGGACGACTACATGGAGGCGCGCGAGGGCATGCACCTCAAGAACGTGGACTTCCGCGAATTCATGGTGGCCTTCCCCGACCCGGCCAGGCCACCCTGGTACGCCTGCTCGTCGGCCTTCTGGGCTGCGGCGCTGCTCACGCTGTCATGGCCGCTGCGCGTGCTGGCCGAGTACCGCACGGCCTATGCGCACTACCACGTGGAGAAGCTTTTCGGCCTGGAGGGCCCGAGCTCGGCCAGCGGCAGCGCGGGCGGCGGCCTCAGCCCCAGCGACGAGCTGTTGCCCCCGCTCACGCACCGCCTGCCGCGGGTCAACACGGTGGACAGCACGGAGCTCGAGTGGCACATCCGCTCCAACCAGCAGCTGGTGCCCAGCTACTCGGAGGCGGTGCTCATGGACCTGGCGGGGCTGGGCGCGCGCTGTGCTGGGGGCGCGGCGGGCGGCTACGCGCCCACGTGCCGCTACGGTGGGGTGGGTGGCCCAGGCGCAGCGGGCCTGGCCCCGTACAGGCGCAGCTGCGAGCACTGCCAGCGCGCCGTCAGCAGCTCGTCCATCTTCTCGCGCAGCGCTCTTAGCATCTGCGCCAGCCCTCGGGCCGGACCGGGGCCTGGCGGCGGGGCAGGCTGCGGGGGCAGCCGCTTCTCCCTAGGCCGCCTCTATGGCTCCCGGCGCAGCTGCCTGTGGCGCAGCCGGAGCGGGAGCGTCAACGAGGCGAGCTGCCCCACCGAGCAGACGCGGCTGTCCAGCCAGGCCAGCATGGGGGACGACGAGGACGACGAAGACGAGGAGGAGGGCGGGCCGCCGCCGCCCTACCACGACGCCCTCTACTTCCCCGTGCTCATCGTGCACCGGCAGGAGGGATGTCTGGGCCACGGCCACCGGCCGTTGCACCGCCACGGCTCCTGCGTAGAGACCTCACTGTGA